The stretch of DNA ATGCCGAGGTGCTTGAGGAACTGGGCGGCGACGGTGCCCATGGCCACCCGGGTGGCGGTCTCGCGGGCGCTGGCACGTTCCAGCACGGGGCGGGCTTCATCGAAGCCGTACTTCTGCATGCCGGTGAAATCCGCGTGGCCGGGACGCGGGCGGGTCAGGGGCGCGTTGCGGGCCTGGTCGGCCAGGAGTTCCGGATCCACCGGATCCGGCGCCATGATCTGCTCCCACTTGGGCCATTCGGTGTTTCCCACCTGGACGGCCACGGGACCGCCCTGGGTCACACCGTGCCGGACGCCGCCCAGGATGGTGACAACGTCCTGTTCGAACTTCATCCGGGCGCCGCGGCCGTATCCGAGGCGGCGGCGGGCCAGGGAGTCTGCGATGTGCCCGCTGGTGATTTCAACACCGGCGGGGACGCCTTCAATAATTCCCATCAGAGCCGGACCATGGGATTCACCGGCAGTCAACCAACGCAACATATCTTCCATCCTGCCACGTAGGGCGGTTACAAAGCCCGTCGGGGAAGGCCGACTGAGGCGCACATCACATCTATGACAGCTGCATTAACGTCATCCCCGCGGCCCGTGAAAAGGCGCACCTGTTCCACTGCCTGGTACAGCAGCATCTCCAGTCCGGGGACCACGGCACCGCCGCCCGCCCGCCACACCGAGGCGATCAGGCTGGGCCAGGGGTCGTAGGCGACATCCAGCAGGACGCCCGGCGTTTCGGTCTTCAGGGCGGCCAGCTCTCCTGCCAGCCCGTCCGCCGCCCGGGGCGGCAGGGTGGAAATCACGACGTCGGCAGCAGCCGTGGGGAGCACGGCTTCGGCCAGCGTCAGCACGTCAACCCCGACGCCGGCGCTTGCGGCCGCCGCACGGACGTCTGCGGTGCGTGCAGGGTCCCGTGCGAAGATCTGCACACGCCGGGTTCCGAGCTCCTGCAGTGCGGCCACCGCGGAAGCCGCGGTGCCGCCGCCGCCGAGGATGACCGCGGAGGGTGCGGCGTTCGCTCCCGCGTGCCGGAGGGCGTTGACGATTCCAGCCACATCGGTGTTGGAGCCGATGGCACGTGGTCCGTGCCCGTCGTCCTCGAACGAGACAGTATTGACCACGCCGAGGGTCCGGGCGATGCCGCGGACCTCGTCCACATGGCCCAGCATGGCGGTCTTCAACGGCATGGTGACCGAAAGCCCGCACCATCCAGGCTGGCGGCGGACCTGCCCCATCAGTCCCGGAAGGAGCTGCTCGGTGACGTCGATTGCCGTGTAGCTGATGTCTGCATCCAACTGCCGGTAGGCAGCCAAATGCAGGGCCGGGGACTTCGAATGGCTGATCGGGTGCCCCAGCACTGCTGCCCGCAGGGTCATGTGCAGCGGCCCACGTTCGCCCGGCACCAGGTGTTGTACTGCTCAACGTAGACATTGTGTTCGGCCAGGGTCTTGGCGAACTTGGTCTCCTTGGTGTCCAGGTTGACCGTAACCCAGAAGAGGTAGTCGTTCGTCTTGGGCCTGGCGGCCGCGTCGATGGCAGTCTTGCCCGGCG from Pseudarthrobacter chlorophenolicus A6 encodes:
- a CDS encoding shikimate dehydrogenase; translation: MTLRAAVLGHPISHSKSPALHLAAYRQLDADISYTAIDVTEQLLPGLMGQVRRQPGWCGLSVTMPLKTAMLGHVDEVRGIARTLGVVNTVSFEDDGHGPRAIGSNTDVAGIVNALRHAGANAAPSAVILGGGGTAASAVAALQELGTRRVQIFARDPARTADVRAAAASAGVGVDVLTLAEAVLPTAAADVVISTLPPRAADGLAGELAALKTETPGVLLDVAYDPWPSLIASVWRAGGGAVVPGLEMLLYQAVEQVRLFTGRGDDVNAAVIDVMCASVGLPRRAL